The DNA window CTCAGGTGTAGGTGATGGAGCTGAACGCCTTCGGCATTCGCAACTTGAAGTCGGCCTTCACGATGGCGCGGATGGTCGTCTCGTCGAACTCGGCCCGCGTGTCGTGCTCCGACAGAATCAGGTCCTCATCGATGCCGTAGATGTACTGGCGCCAGTCCGCGCTGAACGTGATTCGCGTCGACGGGACGCGCGTCGTCATCACGAAGGGGAAGCCGCGAATCGTGCCCTTGTCGAGCATCTCCGAGCGGAAGATGAAGATGCCCGCGTTCTGCAACTGAAGCAGGGCCGTCGCCCGCGTCGGGTGAATCACCCACGCCGCGTTGCCCATCCGGACATGCGCCGTCAGCGGCAGCTCCACAGCCTTGTCGATGTCGGCCAGGTACGCGGCAGCCGTCGTGCCCGTCGACGTGAAGGTGTGCGCCGCGTCGAGCTGAGCGAAGAGCCCCTTCGGCGCCGCGCCACCCCCGTCCCCGTTGAAACCCGCGTCGTCGAGGCCGTCGGCCACTGTCGCGCGGATGTCCTCACCCACGCCCGCGTCACCCACGCCAGGGGTCCGCAGCAGGTCATTGCTGATGTCCGCCAGCACCATGCCCTTGTGCGCCTTGAGC is part of the Myxococcus landrumus genome and encodes:
- a CDS encoding phage major capsid protein — encoded protein: MTREQVAEMVKALGPEVARELMDAAARSAPGRVETGKGPHSGGVYSSPESLGAFAKSVIAAGRRTGAAELLDAAKRFGNGDVQKAVQLSKFDSAGVLVPIQQSGEVIEFLRPDAALLKLGVRTQAFKGELHLGRQTGTSEFRWVGEGETVPNSAPKYGKVVLKAHKGMVLADISNDLLRTPGVGDAGVGEDIRATVADGLDDAGFNGDGGGAAPKGLFAQLDAAHTFTSTGTTAAAYLADIDKAVELPLTAHVRMGNAAWVIHPTRATALLQLQNAGIFIFRSEMLDKGTIRGFPFVMTTRVPSTRITFSADWRQYIYGIDEDLILSEHDTRAEFDETTIRAIVKADFKLRMPKAFSSITYT